A window of Esox lucius isolate fEsoLuc1 chromosome 18, fEsoLuc1.pri, whole genome shotgun sequence contains these coding sequences:
- the c18h1orf131 gene encoding uncharacterized protein C1orf131 homolog yields MDKNDNGKEQDTDFCFLDNLLNKLYDFGDGSVSKRKNKQKKRSKRGAVEDEDISAVDCSETKDSGHQVISAFDIADSSEVGNPISAIKLTPSVEVVTFQDPAKRPRQDKKPPVPNIKDQSPQIRVKKKVDPDEFNLEKARLEVHRFGITGYHKAQQRVFEQERAIMLGAKPPKKEYVNYKVLQQRVKDMKQKAKEETHTDLKKKKATKPRDEKKKSSSSKAPTGQVGRFKNGMLVLSSKEIKKIKSSKVIK; encoded by the exons ATGGACAAAAACGATAATGGAAAAGAACAAGACACGGATTTCTGTTTCCTTGATAATCTCCTAAATAAGCTATATGATTTCG GTGATGGATCAGTAtcaaagagaaaaaacaagcaaaagaaGAGGTCCAAACGAGGTGCAGTAGAGGATGAGGACATCTCTGCAGTTGATTGCAGCGAGACTAAAGATTCCGGACATCAGGTTATCTCAGCATTCGATATTGCTGACTCGTCTGAAGTTGGAAACCCAATTTCAGCCATTAAACTGACACCATCAGTAGAGGTGGTCACATTTCAGGACCCTGCAAAGAGACCGAGACAAGACAAAAAGCCCCCAGTGCCCAACATCAAAGACCAG TCTCCTCAGATAAGGGTGAAAAAAAAGGTGGACCCAGATGAATTCAATCTAGAAAAG GCTCGATTAGAAGTTCATAGATTTGGAATCACTGGATACCATAAAGCACAACAGAGGGTTTTTGAACAGGAGCGAGCCATCATGCTTGGCGCAAAG CCCCCTAAGAAGGAGTATGTGAACTACAAAGTGTTGCAGCAAAGGGTTAAGGACATGAAACAAAAAGCAAAGGAAGAGACGCATACG gacttaaaaaaaaagaaggcaacTAAACCACG ggatgagaaaaagaaatcatCTTCCAGTAAAGCTCCAACAGGCCAGGTGGGACGTTTTAAAAATGGAATGCTGGTCCTGAGTTCCAAAGAAATCAAGAAAATAAAATCCTCCAAAGTGATcaagtga